Proteins encoded in a region of the Flavobacterium sp. MDT1-60 genome:
- a CDS encoding DoxX family protein encodes MKKAKIIFWITTTIIFLFEGVMPALTSQSEMAKEGIRHLGYPEYFGNALVVFKILGVLILVIPSIPKNVKEWAYAGFGFDFIFASISHFAVDGVNFQSFFPLIFLVILAISYHYYHKIERYKNIAL; translated from the coding sequence ATGAAAAAAGCAAAGATTATTTTCTGGATTACTACAACTATTATTTTCTTGTTTGAAGGCGTTATGCCGGCTTTGACTTCTCAGTCTGAAATGGCTAAAGAGGGAATTCGACATTTGGGCTATCCTGAATATTTTGGAAATGCTTTAGTTGTATTCAAAATTTTAGGAGTTTTAATTCTGGTGATTCCATCAATTCCTAAAAACGTAAAAGAATGGGCTTATGCCGGATTTGGTTTTGATTTTATATTTGCCTCTATAAGTCATTTTGCAGTTGACGGCGTTAATTTTCAATCTTTCTTTCCGTTAATCTTTTTAGTGATTTTGGCTATTTCATACCATTACTATCATAAAATAGAACGCTATA